The window GTGTTCTGTTTTTAATGGAACAGGATCAGTGTTGGACGATGCAAGcaaagaaaaaattttctttaGGATACAATAATAATCTTATCACCACCAACAATAACGATCGTTCTTCCTATGACGAATCGTCATGGGAAGAACAAGCCTTTGCCGAAGACGCGGCCGGTGCCCTTGTTGGTGGATGCATATGGCCGCCAAGATCATATTCTTGCAGCTTTTGTAGGAGAGAGTTTAGGTCAGCTCAGGCTCTTGGTGGCCACATGAATGTTCATAGAAGGGATAGAGCAAGGCTTAAGCAACAACAACCCTCTAGTCCCAACAACAAgaatagtaatagtaataataatgatGAAGTTTTTCATAGCACACCTTTGGGATCATCATATAATACCCTATTATACCCCTCTACTACTTCTTCTACTACTCTTTGTGGATTAGCTTTTAAAACTAACCCTAATTCTGATCTTGTTattccttcagcttcttcttcGTCACTACCCTCTACTCCCTCTTCTTCCAAGGCTTTGTTATTAGCTCCTCCATCATTATTTCCACCACTTTGcaataattcttcttctattcttcttcacAAGAATTCCCAAGTCTATTGTTCTCATCCATGGTCAAACTTTGGTGGAGATAATCAAAGGTTGTGTTCTAATAATAAGTTCTTCAACCCTGAAGAAGCTGATGTTGAGAAAGTCTCACAAGGTAAGGGAAAAAatgatgaaggagaagaagaagaagacggcgATGACGACGACCATGTGGGTGTGAGCTTGAACTTGGTTGTTTGTAGAAGTCATCATCAATTTGAGGCTAAAGAAGAAGAACATATAAGTTTCAAGAGGAGGAAAACAGAAGCTTCATCAATTCCACCATTTTTACCAAACTCAACAAGCTCA is drawn from Arachis hypogaea cultivar Tifrunner chromosome 12, arahy.Tifrunner.gnm2.J5K5, whole genome shotgun sequence and contains these coding sequences:
- the LOC112727805 gene encoding zinc finger protein 10 → MEQDQCWTMQAKKKFSLGYNNNLITTNNNDRSSYDESSWEEQAFAEDAAGALVGGCIWPPRSYSCSFCRREFRSAQALGGHMNVHRRDRARLKQQQPSSPNNKNSNSNNNDEVFHSTPLGSSYNTLLYPSTTSSTTLCGLAFKTNPNSDLVIPSASSSSLPSTPSSSKALLLAPPSLFPPLCNNSSSILLHKNSQVYCSHPWSNFGGDNQRLCSNNKFFNPEEADVEKVSQGKGKNDEGEEEEDGDDDDHVGVSLNLVVCRSHHQFEAKEEEHISFKRRKTEASSIPPFLPNSTSSVDRHNHHHMHHPKMIELNPSSIEELDLELRLGSCSSEV